A genomic window from Desulfuromonas thiophila includes:
- the mnmA gene encoding tRNA 2-thiouridine(34) synthase MnmA, with protein sequence MTENSRPRSALVALSGGVDSTVAALLLQQQGLAVQGITLRLLPGAAGEATIAAAGRVAAELAIPFRVCDCVDDFERQVMTPFRRSYCQGRTPNPCVLCNRLFKFGLLLDEADRLGCDLLATGHYARLDQRQPDWPRVCRASDLRKDQSYFLFCLSSPQLARICFPLGDLTKEQVRQQARRFGLAAGDSGESQDVCFIPDNDYIRFVETDAASPPAGALVHVDGRVLGNHNGIHRYTVGQRRGLNLAWREPLYVVRLDPIANQVVVGERPLLLRETFEVTELVWNAPQSPEAFDDLCCQIRYRHQPVAARLQSSGPQQVRVQLTAPQAGIAPGQAAVFYQGDTVLGGGFIL encoded by the coding sequence ATGACTGAGAACAGCAGGCCCCGTTCGGCCCTGGTTGCCCTGAGCGGAGGAGTCGATTCGACGGTGGCGGCCCTGTTGCTGCAGCAACAGGGCCTTGCCGTGCAGGGCATCACCCTGCGCCTGCTGCCGGGCGCGGCTGGAGAGGCTACGATTGCTGCCGCCGGTCGAGTCGCTGCTGAACTCGCCATTCCTTTTCGGGTCTGTGATTGTGTCGACGATTTTGAGCGCCAGGTCATGACCCCTTTTCGTCGGAGCTATTGTCAGGGGCGTACGCCCAACCCCTGTGTCCTGTGCAACCGGCTGTTCAAGTTCGGCTTGCTGCTGGATGAGGCTGACCGCCTGGGCTGCGACCTGCTGGCCACCGGCCACTACGCTCGCCTTGACCAGCGCCAGCCAGACTGGCCGCGGGTATGCCGCGCCAGCGATCTACGCAAGGACCAGAGTTATTTCCTGTTCTGTCTGTCCTCGCCGCAGCTAGCGCGGATCTGTTTTCCCCTGGGTGACCTGACCAAGGAGCAGGTGCGCCAACAGGCGCGTCGTTTTGGCCTGGCGGCGGGTGACAGTGGCGAAAGTCAGGACGTTTGCTTCATTCCCGATAATGACTATATCCGCTTTGTCGAGACGGACGCCGCATCACCGCCGGCTGGTGCGTTGGTCCATGTTGACGGCCGGGTTCTGGGAAATCATAACGGCATTCACCGCTATACCGTCGGACAACGGCGGGGCCTCAATCTGGCCTGGCGGGAACCTCTTTATGTGGTGCGTCTGGATCCAATCGCCAATCAGGTGGTGGTCGGAGAAAGGCCGCTGCTGCTGCGTGAGACCTTCGAGGTGACTGAGCTGGTCTGGAATGCGCCACAGTCGCCGGAGGCCTTCGATGATCTGTGCTGTCAGATTCGTTATCGCCACCAGCCGGTGGCCGCCCGCCTGCAATCGTCTGGACCGCAGCAGGTGCGGGTACAGCTGACGGCACCCCAGGCTGGCATCGCGCCGGGGCAAGCGGCTGTTTTCTATCAGGGCGATACGGTGCTGGGCGGAGGCTTTATCCTGTGA
- a CDS encoding RrF2 family transcriptional regulator, translating to MRLSTKALYAVRAMVRLNLQQDGTPVSIREISDSEHISLTYLEQLFAKLRRSDLVQSVRGPGGGYVLARPADQIALVEIIDSVEETLAPAACVEGGKDCQMREFCVTHPVWLELGERIRTFLASISIEDLSRDAQRHVQMRLERSVSSAE from the coding sequence ATGCGTCTTTCAACCAAAGCGTTGTATGCCGTGCGGGCCATGGTGCGGCTGAATTTGCAACAGGATGGCACGCCGGTTTCCATTCGTGAAATCTCCGACAGCGAGCATATCTCTCTGACCTATCTGGAGCAGCTGTTCGCCAAACTGCGTCGCAGCGATCTGGTCCAGAGTGTGCGTGGCCCCGGTGGAGGCTATGTTCTGGCACGACCAGCCGACCAGATTGCCTTAGTCGAGATTATTGATAGCGTCGAGGAAACCCTTGCCCCGGCGGCCTGTGTTGAAGGCGGCAAGGACTGCCAGATGCGCGAATTCTGCGTCACCCATCCGGTCTGGCTGGAACTGGGCGAGCGCATCCGCACCTTTCTGGCATCAATTTCCATCGAGGACCTCAGTCGCGACGCTCAACGTCATGTGCAAATGCGGCTGGAGCGCAGCGTGTCATCGGCGGAGTGA
- a CDS encoding cysteine desulfurase family protein, with protein MDCLYFDNNATTPLLPQVRDAIWPYFAEHFGNPASLHQPGRRARTAIETARAQVAALIGAEPEEIIFTAGGTESDNFALLGSLETLRPQGRHLITTSVEHLAVLDSCRYHERHGGSVSYLPVDASGQIDLAELEAAIRPDTVLISVMWANNETGVLFPIDAVAAVARRHGIRFHSDAVQALGKVPIDVRRTPVDLLSLSGHKIGAPKGIGALFVRRGTAICPYLHGGHQEGGLRAGTHHVAGIVGMGTACDWIRPRLCQENERQRALLRQLEDGIRAAVPEVVRNGDPHSCLPNTLNLSFPQIEGEGLLLGLDLVGIAASSGSACTSGSAGASHVLSAMGVPGARLHSSVRLSLGYQTSEAEVAALLQRLPAVVGRLQSLSLPADVDLSLFDCPVIECLLADHD; from the coding sequence ATGGACTGCCTCTATTTTGACAACAATGCCACCACCCCCCTGTTGCCTCAGGTACGGGATGCAATCTGGCCTTATTTCGCGGAACATTTCGGCAACCCGGCCAGTCTGCATCAGCCCGGCCGGCGGGCCCGCACGGCCATTGAAACAGCCCGTGCCCAGGTGGCAGCGCTGATCGGAGCCGAGCCGGAGGAAATCATCTTCACAGCCGGCGGTACCGAAAGCGACAATTTTGCCCTGCTCGGCAGCCTCGAAACCCTGCGGCCACAGGGGCGGCACCTGATTACCACGAGCGTAGAGCATCTGGCGGTGCTGGATAGCTGCCGCTACCATGAGCGGCATGGTGGTTCAGTCAGCTATCTGCCGGTGGACGCCAGCGGCCAGATCGATCTGGCCGAACTCGAAGCGGCCATCAGACCCGATACGGTACTGATTTCCGTCATGTGGGCCAACAATGAAACCGGGGTGCTGTTTCCCATCGACGCCGTAGCCGCCGTGGCCCGCCGCCATGGCATTCGGTTTCACTCCGACGCAGTGCAGGCTCTGGGCAAGGTGCCCATTGATGTCCGCCGGACGCCTGTAGATCTGCTGTCATTGTCAGGCCACAAGATCGGTGCGCCCAAAGGGATCGGCGCCCTTTTTGTGCGCCGAGGCACGGCGATTTGCCCCTATTTGCATGGTGGTCATCAGGAAGGGGGGCTGCGGGCCGGCACCCATCATGTCGCTGGCATCGTCGGCATGGGTACCGCCTGTGACTGGATCCGGCCGCGCTTGTGTCAGGAGAACGAACGGCAGCGGGCCCTGTTGCGGCAGCTCGAAGATGGCATCCGGGCCGCAGTTCCCGAGGTCGTACGCAATGGCGATCCCCACAGCTGTTTGCCAAACACCCTGAATCTGAGTTTCCCGCAGATCGAGGGCGAGGGGCTGCTGCTGGGGCTGGATCTGGTCGGTATTGCGGCCTCTTCGGGCAGCGCTTGCACCTCGGGCAGTGCCGGGGCTTCGCATGTGCTCAGCGCCATGGGGGTGCCTGGGGCACGGTTGCATTCCAGCGTGCGGCTGAGCCTGGGCTATCAGACCAGTGAAGCCGAGGTGGCGGCACTGTTGCAACGTCTACCGGCGGTGGTCGGACGACTACAGTCCCTGAGCCTGCCTGCTGATGTCGATCTGTCGCTTTTTGATTGTCCGGTCATCGAATGTCTGCTGGCTGACCATGATTGA